Part of the Streptomyces sp. NBC_01353 genome, TCGGTGACGGGGGCGGTGTCGTCCTGGAGCCAGTTGCCGGGGTCCTTGAAGACGACGACGTCGCCGCGTTGCGGCTTGGAGCCGAACCAGGGCGTGAGCTTGTCGACCAGGACGCGGTCGTCGATCCGGATCGTCTGCTCCATCGAGCCGGACGGGATGACGAAGGCCTGGACGAGGAAGGTCTTCAGGACGAGCGCGATCAGCAGGGCGACCGTGATCAGGAGCGGGATCTCCTTGACGGCGGAGCGCTGTCGCCGGCGCTTGACCTTGCGGGCGAGTCTGCGCCGCTCCGCCCGGCCGGGCAGCGGGCGGCCGCCGGCCTCCGTCGGCCGTGTGCCGGTGGGCAGCCGGGTGTCGCCGCGGTGCCCGGCCGGCCTGCCCCGGTTACCCATGGCCGCCCGCCACGGGAGTGGGTACGGAGTCGAAGGCTCCGGTCTCCTCCACCTCGGACCAGCGGCCGAAGGGCCAGCCGATCCAGTCCGCGCGCCCGATCACGCGCTCCACGGGCACGACTCCGCCGCCCGGCTGACCGAGATGGTCGCGGGAGTCGCTGGACTGGCTGCGGTGGTCGCCCATGACCCACAGGGTGCCCTGAGGGACGACGATGTCGAAGGGAACCTTCGAGGGCGAGTCGCCCAGCATGACGTAGCGCTCCTCGACGGGCACGCCGTTGACGGTCAGTCGGCCGTTGCCGTCGCAGCAGACGATCCGGTCGCCGCCCACGCCCACCACCCGCTTCACGAAGTCGGTCTCGGCGGGCTCGGCGATGCCGAGGGCCGCGGCCGCGCCGTGCAGCAGACCGGTGACCGGGTTCTGCTCGGGGGCCTCCTGGAGGAAGGAGCCTGTGCCGTCGAAGACGACGACGTCACCCCGGCGCGGCTGGTCGCCGAAACGGTACGCCAGCTTGTTCACGAGGATCCGGTCCCCGACCTGGAGGGTGGGTTCCATCGAGCGGCTGGGGATCAGGAAGGGCTGCATCACGAAGTGGCTCAGGAGCAGCAGGAAGACCACGCAGACGCCGCCGATGACGCTCGTACGGCGCCAGGACCATCCGGCGACGTCCCCGTCCTGGCCCGTGGCCGCGGAGTCCTGCCCATCGGGCCCTGAGTCCGGCCGTCCATCGGGCCCGGAGTCCGGCGAGGCCGCCCGCTCATCCGTCCCGGGCTCCCGACCGTCACGCCCAGGCTCCCGAGCGTCGCGCCGGGGCTCCTGCGCCTCGAACCCGGAGTCCGGCCCGTCTGTCCCGGAAATACGCGCGGAGCGCGACCGCTCCTCCGTCTCGGAGGAGCGGTCGCGCTCCGTGTGCTGTGCTTCGGTGTCCATCGGGGGCAGAGCCTATCCGGCCACCCTGAGAATCATCGCTCCGAAGCCCCGCGCGATCGGTGAGCCGGAGCTCAGTTGTCGCGCTTCTCCTTGATCTTGGCAGCCTTGCCGCGCAGCTCACGCAGGTAGTAGAGCTTGGCGCGACGGACGTCACCGCGGCTCACGAGCTCGATCTTCTCGAAGATCGGGCTGTTCACCGGGAAGGTGCGCTCGACGCCGACGGAGAACGAGACCTTGCGGACCGTGAAGGTCTCGCTGACGCCCGAGCCCTGGCGGCGGATGACAACGCCCTTGAACTGCTGGATACGGGAGCGGTTGCCCTCGATGACGCGCACGTGGACGTTCACGGTGTCGCCGGGACGGAAGCCGGGGAGGTCGGTGCGGAGCGAAGCCGCGTTGACCGAGTCGAGCAGGGAGGCCATGGTGGTCTCTTTCCTCGCTGATGCCACAGGTCATCAGCGGAACGTTCGAGAAGGAGATGGAGCGCCGGGTGTACCGGGCGGGCGTCGTCCCCCTGTGGCAGGGGCGCACGCCGGACACACAGCAGCGGCCTATTCTTCCACGGCGCCGGGCCTGCGCCAAAATCGGCCGCCGGGCTCCGGGGCCCAGCCCATCATGGAGAGGATCTCCCGGTCCTTCTTGTCGAAGGCAGCGGGGTCGCAGCGTTCGATCAGGTCGGGCCGGTTCGCCGCCGTGCGGCGGAAGGCCTCGTCGCGGCGCCAGCGCGCGATCTTCCCGTGGTGCCCGCTGAGGAGTACGTCGGGGATGGCGCGGCCGCGCCATTCGGGGGGCTTGGTGTAGACGGGGCCTTCGAGGAGGTTGGCCATGGCCCCGGGGGCGAAGGAGTCGTCGCGGTGGGACTCGGCGTTGCCGAGGACGCCGGGCAGCAGTCGGGCCACCGCTTCGGTGATCACCAGGACCGCGGCCTCCCCGCCGGCGAGGACGTAGTCGCCGATGGAGACCTCGTACACCGGGATGCGGGTGGCGTACTCGTCCATGACGCGCCGGTCGATGCCCTCGTAGCGGGCCGGCGTGAAGATCAGCCAGGGGCGCTCGGAGAGCTCGACGGCGAGTTCCTGGGTGAAGGGGCGTCCGCTGGGTGTGGGGACGACCAGGGCGGGGCCGTGGGCGCCCGCCTCGAAGCCGTCGGCGAGGGTCTGATCGAGGGCGTCGCCCCAGGGCTCGGTCTTCATGACCATGCCGGGGCCGCCGCCGTAGGGGGTGTCGTCGACCGTGTTGTGCCGGTCGTAGGTCCACTCCCTCAGGTGGTGGACGTGGACGTCGAGCTGTCCACGCGCGCGTGCCTTGCCGACCAGGGAGACGTTCAGCGGTTCCAGGTACTCGGGGAAGATCGTGACGACGTCGAGCCTCATGCGCCGGCGTCCCCGGAAGAGCCCTTGTCCCTGGATGCGTCCTCGGAGGAGTCCCGAGCGGAGTCCTCGTCCCGGGAGGAGACGATCTCGGCGCGGTCGTCGATGAGACCGGGCGGCGGGTTGATGACGGCCTGCTGCTTCTCCAGGTCGATGTCGGTGACGATCTCCTCGACGAAGGGGATCATCAGCTCGGTGCCGTCGGGGCGCTCGACGATGAAGAGGTCCTGGGACGGCAGGTGGGTGATCTCGGTGATCCGGCCGATCTCGGTGCCGTCCGCGAGTACGACGTCCAGGTCCATGAGCTGGTGGTCGTAGTACTCGTCCTCGCCCTCCGGCATCTCCTCGGGGTCGACGTCGGCGATCAGCAGGGTGTTGCGCAGGGCCTCGGCCGCGCTGCGGTCGCGTACGCCCTCGAAGCGGAGCAGCAGCCGTCCGCTGTGCACTCGGCCGGTCTCGATGGTCAAGGGCC contains:
- the rplS gene encoding 50S ribosomal protein L19, with the protein product MASLLDSVNAASLRTDLPGFRPGDTVNVHVRVIEGNRSRIQQFKGVVIRRQGSGVSETFTVRKVSFSVGVERTFPVNSPIFEKIELVSRGDVRRAKLYYLRELRGKAAKIKEKRDN
- the rimM gene encoding ribosome maturation factor RimM (Essential for efficient processing of 16S rRNA), which translates into the protein MQLVVARVGRAHGIKGEVTVEVRTDEPELRLSPGAVLLTDPASTGPLTIETGRVHSGRLLLRFEGVRDRSAAEALRNTLLIADVDPEEMPEGEDEYYDHQLMDLDVVLADGTEIGRITEITHLPSQDLFIVERPDGTELMIPFVEEIVTDIDLEKQQAVINPPPGLIDDRAEIVSSRDEDSARDSSEDASRDKGSSGDAGA
- the lepB gene encoding signal peptidase I; the protein is MDTEAQHTERDRSSETEERSRSARISGTDGPDSGFEAQEPRRDAREPGRDGREPGTDERAASPDSGPDGRPDSGPDGQDSAATGQDGDVAGWSWRRTSVIGGVCVVFLLLLSHFVMQPFLIPSRSMEPTLQVGDRILVNKLAYRFGDQPRRGDVVVFDGTGSFLQEAPEQNPVTGLLHGAAAALGIAEPAETDFVKRVVGVGGDRIVCCDGNGRLTVNGVPVEERYVMLGDSPSKVPFDIVVPQGTLWVMGDHRSQSSDSRDHLGQPGGGVVPVERVIGRADWIGWPFGRWSEVEETGAFDSVPTPVAGGHG
- the trmD gene encoding tRNA (guanosine(37)-N1)-methyltransferase TrmD, whose protein sequence is MRLDVVTIFPEYLEPLNVSLVGKARARGQLDVHVHHLREWTYDRHNTVDDTPYGGGPGMVMKTEPWGDALDQTLADGFEAGAHGPALVVPTPSGRPFTQELAVELSERPWLIFTPARYEGIDRRVMDEYATRIPVYEVSIGDYVLAGGEAAVLVITEAVARLLPGVLGNAESHRDDSFAPGAMANLLEGPVYTKPPEWRGRAIPDVLLSGHHGKIARWRRDEAFRRTAANRPDLIERCDPAAFDKKDREILSMMGWAPEPGGRFWRRPGAVEE